The proteins below are encoded in one region of Pseudomonas entomophila L48:
- a CDS encoding DUF721 domain-containing protein, with protein sequence MAYKPSPARPPAALLRQARPLRLLLNQAERLEHLQRLLESQLQPAAREHCHVASWKEGTLLLVVTDGHWATRLRYQQKRLQRQLQAMEAFANLSRILFKVQPPLVPAKREGQGPELSEHAAESIRGSADGISDPKLRAALERLAAHAQAKG encoded by the coding sequence ATGGCCTACAAACCCTCCCCTGCCCGCCCGCCCGCCGCCCTGCTGCGCCAGGCCCGCCCGCTGCGCCTGCTGCTCAACCAGGCCGAACGCCTGGAGCACCTGCAGCGTCTGCTGGAAAGCCAGTTGCAGCCGGCTGCCCGCGAGCACTGCCATGTGGCGTCCTGGAAAGAGGGTACTTTGTTGCTGGTGGTGACCGACGGCCACTGGGCGACCCGTCTGCGCTACCAGCAGAAGCGCCTGCAACGGCAACTCCAGGCCATGGAAGCCTTCGCCAACCTGTCGCGCATCCTGTTCAAGGTGCAACCACCCTTGGTGCCTGCCAAGCGTGAAGGTCAGGGGCCGGAGCTGTCGGAACATGCCGCCGAGAGCATCCGCGGATCGGCCGACGGGATCAGTGATCCGAAGTTGCGGGCGGCGCTGGAACGGCTGGCCGCGCACGCACAGGCCAAAGGTTGA
- the ftsA gene encoding cell division protein FtsA: MANAHSGKMIVGLDIGTSKVVALVGEVGEDGTLEIVGIGTHPSRGLKKGVVVNIESTVQSIQRAVEEAQLMAGCRIHSAFVGVAGNHIRSLNSHGIVAIRDREVSTADLERVLDAAQAVAIPADQRVLHTLPQDYVIDNQEGVREPLGMSGVRLEAKVHVVTCAVNAAQNIEKCVRRCGLEIDDIILEQLASAYSVLTDDEKELGVCLVDIGGGTTDIAIFTEGAIRHTAVIPIAGDQVTNDIAMALRTPTQYAEEIKIRYACALAKLAGAGETIKVPSVGDRPPRELSRQALAEVVEPRYDELFTLIQAELRRSGFEDLVPAGIVLTGGTAKMEGAVELAEEIFHMPVRLGVPHSVRGLSDVVRNPIYSTGVGLLTYGLQKQSEDPSLTGISNSSNNSYGDEPKAPVLERLKRWVQGNF; encoded by the coding sequence GTCGGGCTGGACATCGGCACCTCCAAGGTGGTGGCGCTGGTGGGTGAGGTCGGCGAGGACGGCACCCTGGAGATCGTGGGCATCGGCACCCACCCATCGCGCGGCCTGAAGAAGGGCGTGGTGGTGAACATCGAGTCGACCGTGCAGTCGATCCAGCGTGCCGTGGAAGAGGCCCAGCTGATGGCCGGCTGCCGTATCCACTCGGCGTTCGTCGGCGTTGCCGGCAACCACATCCGCAGCCTGAACTCCCACGGCATCGTCGCCATCCGCGACCGTGAAGTCAGCACCGCCGACCTCGAGCGCGTGCTCGACGCCGCCCAGGCCGTGGCCATTCCGGCCGACCAGCGGGTGCTGCACACCTTGCCGCAGGACTACGTGATCGACAACCAGGAAGGCGTGCGCGAGCCCCTGGGCATGTCGGGCGTACGCCTGGAAGCCAAGGTCCACGTGGTCACCTGCGCGGTCAACGCCGCGCAGAACATCGAAAAGTGCGTGCGCCGTTGCGGCCTGGAAATCGACGACATCATCCTCGAGCAGCTGGCCTCGGCCTACTCGGTGCTGACCGACGATGAGAAAGAGCTGGGCGTGTGCCTGGTGGACATCGGTGGCGGCACCACCGACATCGCCATCTTCACCGAAGGCGCGATCCGCCACACCGCAGTGATCCCGATCGCCGGCGACCAGGTCACCAACGACATCGCCATGGCCCTGCGCACCCCAACGCAGTACGCCGAGGAAATCAAGATCCGCTACGCCTGCGCCCTGGCCAAGCTGGCCGGCGCCGGCGAAACCATCAAGGTACCAAGCGTCGGCGACCGTCCGCCGCGCGAGCTGTCGCGCCAGGCCCTGGCTGAAGTGGTGGAGCCGCGTTACGACGAGCTGTTCACCCTGATCCAGGCCGAGCTGCGTCGCAGTGGCTTCGAGGACCTGGTACCGGCCGGCATCGTCCTCACCGGTGGCACCGCGAAGATGGAAGGCGCCGTGGAACTGGCCGAAGAGATCTTCCACATGCCGGTACGCCTGGGCGTGCCGCACAGCGTTCGGGGGCTGAGCGACGTGGTGCGCAACCCGATCTATTCCACCGGTGTGGGCCTGCTCACCTACGGCCTGCAGAAGCAGTCCGAGGACCCGTCCCTGACCGGTATCAGCAACAGCAGCAACAACAGCTATGGCGATGAACCGAAGGCCCCGGTGCTTGAACGACTCAAGCGTTGGGTCCAGGGCAACTTCTAA
- the lpxC gene encoding UDP-3-O-acyl-N-acetylglucosamine deacetylase: MIRQRTLKNTIRATGVGLHSGEKVYLTLKPAPVDTGIVFRRADLSPVVEIPARAANVGETTMSTTLVNGDVKVDTVEHLLSAMAGLGIDNAYVELSASEVPIMDGSAGPFVFLIQSAGLEEQDAPKKFIRILREVTVEDGDKRATFLPFDGFKVSFEIDFDHPVLKGQTQSASVDFSSTSFVKEVSRARTFGFMRDIEYLRKHNLALGGSVENAIVVDETGVLNEDGLRSEDEFVKHKILDAIGDLYLLGNSLIGEFKGYKSGHSLNNQLLRKLIAETDAWEVVFFEDASTAPISYMRPVAAV; encoded by the coding sequence ATGATTAGACAACGCACCCTGAAGAATACCATCCGTGCCACGGGCGTCGGCCTGCACTCCGGGGAGAAGGTCTACCTGACCCTCAAGCCTGCGCCTGTCGACACCGGCATCGTCTTCCGTCGCGCCGACCTTTCTCCCGTCGTGGAGATCCCGGCGCGCGCGGCCAACGTCGGTGAGACCACCATGTCCACCACGCTGGTCAACGGTGACGTCAAGGTCGATACGGTCGAGCACCTGCTCTCCGCCATGGCGGGCCTGGGCATCGATAACGCCTACGTCGAGCTCTCCGCCTCGGAAGTGCCGATCATGGATGGCAGCGCCGGACCCTTCGTATTCCTGATCCAATCGGCCGGCCTGGAAGAACAGGACGCACCGAAGAAGTTCATCCGCATCCTGCGCGAAGTGACAGTGGAAGACGGCGACAAACGCGCCACTTTCCTGCCATTCGACGGGTTCAAGGTGAGCTTCGAGATCGACTTCGATCACCCGGTCCTCAAGGGCCAGACCCAGAGCGCGTCTGTAGACTTCTCCAGCACCTCGTTCGTGAAAGAAGTCAGCCGCGCGCGGACCTTCGGGTTCATGCGAGACATCGAGTACCTGCGCAAGCACAATCTTGCGCTCGGCGGCAGCGTCGAGAACGCCATTGTTGTCGATGAGACTGGCGTGCTCAACGAAGACGGCCTTCGCTCCGAAGACGAATTCGTCAAGCACAAGATCCTCGATGCCATTGGTGACCTCTACCTGCTGGGCAACAGCCTGATCGGCGAGTTCAAGGGCTACAAGTCCGGCCACTCGTTGAACAATCAGTTGCTGCGCAAGTTGATCGCAGAAACAGATGCCTGGGAAGTGGTGTTTTTCGAAGATGCCAGCACGGCACCGATCTCGTACATGCGCCCTGTTGCGGCCGTGTAA
- the ftsZ gene encoding cell division protein FtsZ, which produces MFELVDNVPQSPVIKVIGVGGGGGNAVNHMVKSNIEGVEFICANTDAQALKNIGARTILQLGTGVTKGLGAGANPEVGRQAALEDRERIAEVLQGTNMVFITTGMGGGTGTGAAPIIAEVAKEMGILTVAVVTRPFPFEGRKRMQIADEGIRMLAESVDSLITIPNEKLLTILGKDASLLSAFAKADDVLAGAVRGISDIIKRPGMINVDFADVRTVMGEMGMAMMGTGCASGPNRAREATEAAIRNPLLEDVNLQGARGILVNITAGPDLSLGEYSDVGSIIEAFASDHAMVKVGTVIDPDMRDELHVTVVATGLGARIEKPVKVVDNTLQTAQQVYEASNPAPVRQEQSAVNYRDLERPTVMRNQAHAGAAAAAKLNPQDDLDYLDIPAFLRRQAD; this is translated from the coding sequence ATGTTCGAGCTCGTAGACAACGTCCCGCAAAGTCCGGTCATCAAGGTGATCGGCGTCGGTGGTGGCGGCGGCAACGCGGTCAACCACATGGTCAAGAGCAACATCGAGGGCGTGGAGTTCATCTGCGCCAACACCGATGCCCAGGCGCTGAAGAACATCGGCGCACGCACCATCCTGCAACTGGGTACCGGCGTGACCAAGGGCCTGGGCGCGGGTGCCAATCCAGAAGTCGGCCGCCAGGCCGCGCTGGAAGACCGTGAGCGCATCGCCGAAGTGCTGCAGGGCACCAACATGGTGTTCATCACCACCGGCATGGGCGGCGGTACCGGTACCGGCGCGGCGCCGATCATCGCCGAAGTGGCGAAGGAAATGGGCATCCTCACCGTTGCGGTGGTGACCCGTCCGTTCCCGTTCGAAGGCCGCAAGCGCATGCAGATCGCCGATGAAGGCATCCGCATGCTGGCCGAGAGCGTCGACTCGCTGATCACCATCCCCAACGAGAAGCTGCTGACCATCCTGGGCAAGGATGCAAGCCTGCTGTCCGCCTTCGCCAAGGCTGACGATGTACTGGCCGGTGCCGTGCGCGGCATCTCCGACATCATCAAGCGCCCGGGCATGATCAACGTCGACTTTGCCGACGTGCGCACCGTGATGGGCGAGATGGGCATGGCGATGATGGGTACCGGCTGCGCCAGCGGCCCGAACCGTGCCCGCGAGGCCACCGAGGCGGCGATCCGCAACCCGCTGCTCGAAGACGTCAACCTGCAGGGCGCCCGCGGCATCCTGGTGAACATCACCGCAGGTCCGGACCTGTCGCTGGGTGAGTACTCCGACGTGGGTAGCATCATCGAGGCCTTCGCCTCCGACCACGCGATGGTCAAGGTCGGCACCGTGATCGACCCGGACATGCGCGACGAGCTGCACGTGACCGTCGTGGCCACTGGCCTGGGCGCGCGCATCGAGAAGCCGGTCAAGGTGGTGGACAACACCCTGCAGACCGCTCAGCAGGTATACGAGGCCTCCAACCCGGCCCCGGTTCGCCAGGAGCAGTCGGCGGTGAACTACCGTGACCTGGAGCGTCCGACCGTGATGCGCAACCAGGCGCATGCGGGTGCCGCAGCGGCAGCTAAACTCAACCCTCAGGATGATCTGGACTACCTGGATATCCCGGCGTTCCTGCGTCGTCAGGCCGATTGA